The sequence accatCCAAATCAAACAGATTCGAGCGAATCGAGCCAAAACTCAAGGTTCGGTTTGAAGGTGtgttttttaaagaaaaatattgaacagtatcttaatataaaaatatatatttctaataattatgtaACTGTAATTACTCCATTCTTGTCAATAAACTGCATAATTAAATGACAAATTTAATCTCTTTTTTCAATACTTCTAAAAGAAGAGAGTAATAAACACAAAACTCATATTTTAGAAGTTTGTTTTACACCGCATTTATACATCAATTGTGTcctaactaattttttttattttacaaaattgCTCACattattgttaatatattttgcatgcagtataattttaaaagttataattctaCTCCTTATCCAACTAAAAAATTGAGTGGACAATTTTGTTGTCTAGagtttgaatataaaaataaatattagagttTTGAATTCATAAATCCCTGTTATAAAgcgtaattttatatttttatataaatagatttaaaattaatttaaagagCATCgaacataatttttatgaataataaagtattattttaaattttttaacacaATTACACAAGtttaaggactaaattgaCCAATAGAAACAAAACTTTTCAGTTTAGAGTCACTTCAAcccatttttttcaaattggcGCATGCCTAGCAATCTCcctcttaaaattaattgaacaaatttaaattcataaatcttAGTTTTgggaataaaataaacttagttttaaatattaacaaaattttaaattttcatttatatttcttatatttattattattttcttttatagaaaagaCTAAACAGTTAACAACACCATTGTGCCTCCATCTTCACCATTAACACTACTATCATTGCCTCCATCACCTTGTCACAGTCATCCCTAACATTCGTTAGACATTTATATCATCATTCATCTACAAATTAACTGAAGAAACAACACATGATAGCTAACTCTATAGAAACCTATGATCTAATTTCTTATTGtcataaatattatcagtCGTCGATTCCTCTTATCTTCACTGATGGCACCACTATCACACCCCTGTCATCTCTTTCATCATTTCTTCAGCCACTTCGACCTTTTTATCTACAGTTATCagcaaaattaataaaagcataaacataaaataacataGTCTAAATTTCTCGTTGTGAATAAATATctcatttcaaaaattaaatttcaagaaaagtatacatcaatatttaaaaaaactcATTCTAATACACACCTTCCTTAACTCCCACTTGATATTATGCTTAAATGGATTTTTTTTCACTCACCAAGTTAATTTGATCAAATCTAAATCAATAAATCATGAACTATCTCAGATTATTAAGAagagaaacaagaaaataaaccgtagacaataataaattagtgaaAGAAAGCAACTTTATGGTTAGAAACAACTGAGAAATAGATCGTGGTGGTGCTGCAGAGATAAAGGCAGAAAAAGATTAGAATAATAGCATTCCAACAAGCTTTTAAGTCATactctttttctattatggGAAATATATgtagaaattgaatttttaaacaACTCTCTAATTTATCatcattttctaaaataactTAAGAGCCACGTACTcactctttaaatttaaagagcGAGTGAGTGACTCTtaagtatattatattatttattttatcttttttattttttctttaagagtTACATTTACTCTTCTTActtatttctctttctctttattttattaaaaaggtTAACTGGggattaaaatagaaaatattattaaaatacgtTCACAtttcaagataaattaaaataaaaaatttattatttataatttaatagagaaacatataagaaatattGTTGGAATttataagagaaagaaaattgaaaaagatagAGAAAAGACATTGTTGTTCGGTTATATATGGTAGTAAGAGCAATTTAGAAAATTTGTTTGAGATGAAAAGTTATTATTACTGGAAAAAGCAAGATTTTTTTACACAACAATTGttgcattttttttctttaaaatattcattcaGCCTCTGTTATGAAGTGTGCAGATCACATGCTTGACTAGTCAAAATTTGGGTTTAAGTCATccaaatataaatagttttagaCCTATTTGctgaaaaagttaaaatttgatcTACTTGAACTCTTGACACAAGTTAAGGGGGTTTACTGACCCtttgtccaaagaaaaacacaaacaTACCCTTTGCCTCCCCATAATCAGCCGTACACCCAGACCAAAACGATCTGAAATGCCGGAAAATATTGAGAATAACCAAATTACCCCtttataagttaaaattactaaattaaccCCAACTATAcatctaatttttctttcaccaTTCAATTGTCCTTCCGGCTTTCCCTTTCCTCCTGTTAGATAGAGAAAGTGCGAAATtgtaaaggagaaaaagatgCTACCACATCAATGGACTCCACCTTGTGGAAGTCAGTGCACCCACAAATACGCTGCTCTAACTCAAATTCCATGTACgcttgttttccttttttttttttttctctcaattCCTTTCgcttcttgtttcttttgattcttttaattctaattattacCAAGTCACATATTAGGTCTTAGATTTGGTGTTTATCATAGATGTGTGATTcatttattgttatttcacttgattatctGACTATGGATGTATAACTTTCTGGTGTGAGTgatataattatgtatttatgGAAATTATTGCCTGGTCTAAGTGTAACTACCCACCTGTGCATCAAACAGATAGATGAAGATGATTGAAACATGTTCTTGAGccttaatataaaagaatgtgTCAATTATCCAATGTTAAAGTGTAACATTTATATATACGTGTATATTCCTATTTATTGCAATGTATCCACCTAGTACAGGAAGGAGTagctatatttttatatatataaattgcttAGTTTGTGATAATAGCCATTTAGGTGTTTGGTTATCTGGTTTAAATCATAAATGAGTAAACATATAGGATTTTTTAGTGCTGTTAATTGTTCTTTATCATGAATTCGACTTGTGCTGCTATGTGTTTGGTCATCCTGATGCTGGGACTTACTGACCATTTTGCATGTATCTTGGTGTTTGTAGTGATGCATGTGTATGATATGTAAAGGGGAATGCATGAAAAATGattgtatttatttagttacatttggaaaagaattttatgaattaatgCTATTTCGTTATCTGTACCCTAGTAGAAACGGGAGCGCTAGGAAGCAAAGCTTTTGCTTTCTATATATAGGGCTAGTTGTGAAATTTTTAAGAGATTTGTAAACTTTTTGGATGTAAATTGGCAATCTTATTTACTATTGAGGTTTTGTTGACACCCAAACTGAGGTGCCTATGCAATATTACAGGATGGTTTTTGTACAAATTATTTTGTATGATACAAGTCCATTTGAGTGTGTCATTTTAGATTCTACTGAtcaattgtttttttatttactcaGGTATCCTGCCAGCAAGGTTATTTGAATTTGAGTAGAGTTATTCTGATTTGTTGTTTATGAATATCTTTCGATTGATAAGGATATTGATCTATTATCAAACTATCACATTGATAAATGTAATCGGTGCCATGGATTTTTTCAGGGAGAGTATTTTGCAAAAAAGGTTGTGATGCAGATGGAGAAACATGGGAAGAATGTGAGTACTAATATGCTTTATTGCCATTTTGCACCAGAGATATGTAAAGGTGTCAATTAGTAGTTTGTCGCTTGCGCTTAATAGTTGCACTCTCTGTTTCAAGTCCTGGACGATAGTGTCATTAAAGTTTTTTCTTGTACTTTCCTTTCCAAATTTGACTCTAAACATTGGAATCGTCTATCATGATATacaactaataatttatttgagaGTGCTGtaagaaatgaataaattatcagttaatgtattaatattaatgtaaataatgagtatttgtaaataatataatatatatttcattaaattacaattatatcaaaagtaattaaatttaatgcaTCAAGGTTTTCTTTACAAAAACTGTTACCTCAGTGGGCTAAATCTGACGTGCTTCTTGAGGAAAATAGGACTGCAAATTCTTAGCTGTATCAATTTATGAAGCACAGCACAGGAATGTAGTTTGGCTACACTTCACTTGTGCTGAAGTATATTCTTGGTCCAGTTTAGCTAGATCAATAGccatttatttaaattcaatataaCAAGAAATTACTAGTTTGAAACGTTAACCAGCAGTAATCTAAAGGAGGCGCATATCGACAGATAGTGTCATTTTCTGGTAAAATGACTTTTaactcttttatctttttgaacCTTTAGGTTTGTCAGAGTGCAATGAAATATGCTACAAGGATCCTGTCTTCAAGGACCAGCAGTGGAGTGCTTATATTGACCGGTCTCCTGGAGCTGCCAGATACTCTGAGGTATATCATCTTGtcatatctttttctttttttcctttttcaaagTTTTCTATCATTGTATTGCactgaaaatttaaataactacCATGCACTGGACATGATCAAAGTCTTTAATGTAAGATCCTTTTGGGAAATTATTGACCCTATGGCCCTGACTCTATGAATGCAGATCTTCAATTGAGAGTTTTTCATTCAATGAATCTCATCCAAAAGTACAATATTTATTCACATGTTTGgattcatatatttcacttAAGACGTTAGGCATCTTCGAGGAAGAACAGCACCCTAGTCACGCAGAAGTTGTTCTTGTTAGATGGCTCCGTAAACCCATTCCAAGTTTACTTTAGATGATTAAGCACTTCCAACAGAGTTAATCACCTTTAATTGATCCATTCGACTTTCTAAATCTGAAAGAAAAGCTGTTGTCAAGATCTGGTATCAAGACAATAATGGAATAGTTTAATTCACGGAAAATTATGTTGGAAATTATCAACATCATGCATAAAGCATTCAGTTATAGCTATAGCTGGTTAAATCTTGTGGatatagttaaaaattatatcatttgTTCCAAAAAGAAGAGTGATGATAGCAGTAATCATATTTCGTTATTGCCTTTCTTTGTGCAGGAATGCTTCCATGCCTGTGTAGCTGGTTGTGGTTACAGGGTGAGTTTGTTCTCATGGTTAAGCTTTTAGTTGCAGTATGCCATTTTAATCATTAGAATCATGTTGAAGTTATTTTGATGCGTTTAGGACTATTTGTTTGGTAAACCTCTTCTGTATCATCTAGAAAACTCTCCTGTATAATACGAAAATCTAACCTTAACTTTCTCCACTTGTGTGGAATGTATGGATTTTTCAATAGCATTAACTgaataaatgtataaaaatatgctGCAAGCACGCTTGCCCGTTTCCCTGTGTCACCCCTTTTTTTTTCCCCTCCTGGCTTCTCTAGTGGTTATAGTAGAATTGACCAATTCTTaccattatttcttttgttgctGCTGATGAGTTTGCTAGTTATTTTGGACTGCAGTTTGAAATTGAAGCAGAGAAAGTCGATCAGATTCGTCCAAACAGGCCATGCAAGCTTCCTCCCCCACCCCCAGCTCAGAAGCCACCTCCAGTAGCTACTAAACCAGGCGAACCTACTCAAGACGTACCTTGCACTTCTGCATAGTGAGGGTAAAATTAGGTAGAAGCGGAAAATAATAGATGCCGTATCATATCAATTTTGTTAGCTATCTTTTATAGTCTTAGGGCCTTTTAATTTGTGGCCCTCATTGGGTTACTGAAGCTTCATGGCGCAGTAGTGACGTCGCCGGGTATTCTGGATTTTGATAGCGTCCTTGGATAACTGAATTGTACAATCAGCATAGGCAGGCTTCAGAAAGTATAGAGCATAGTTTCAAAAATGTACCCTGACTGGTTCTGTTATTTCGATCATATAGGTAAAACTTTTTCATGGTGGCCTTAGCAGTTGTGATTTAGAATTGCTTTAACAATCAATCAAATGTACACCCGTTTGTTCTATTATTCTTCGGAGCCCATTTTTGCAGTGTGTAATCATTACGGTACCAGTATGAAATTGGGGCTTCAGCTTATGCCCAATTTCaactcaattttaaatttattttttggcGGATTCTGCGTGCCCCGCTCAATTAGATTGAGATTCAGTATCTgtaataatagtaatagtaataattataatagtaataataataaaagaattctgggtgaaaaaagaaaacggtttttaaaaattttacagtattgctttttttttttttgaacaaGTAAAATGCAAATTTAACAGTATTAAGTGGATTAATTTGAGTTCTTTTTAATTACAGTCGAGTGTTTGTAACCTGGTCTTGCTCCCCGTGCTCGAGCCTCGAAGTCCTACTGTGATGAGACCGATAGCAGAACCAAAACTCTATAAACGACGTCATATTCAGCAACCTAGCATTTACAGTCACAGCAATCAGAACCATTAAATCACCGATCCAATAACCCTAATTCAAAAGAACACTGTAGAGAAACTTTTAGCAAGTGAAAAAAAATGCCTCAAGTGAGGATCATTGCTAAGAATTTCATGGACATGGTGGCGTCTTTGCCTGCCATGAAGCTCGATAAGCTTTACACCAATCCCTTCATTTGCCAAGCCATTCTCaggtaattattattattatttagtttctcccctcttttttttttttttttctattttacaaGTTCTTGTAAactgaaaaagaattattgagttccttttttttttttttgaggtCATTGCCGCCTTTAGCGAAGAAATATGTGGTACAAATATTGTATATTGATGGTCCAGTAGCAGACAAAACGCTAGAAGAATGGCTACTTCCTGATGGATCATCTAAGCACAGAGTAGCTATTGATCGATTGACCCAGTTGAGAATTTTCACTGAGATTGTTGACAGGTAGAACCTGCTTTCTATTGGAGAGATTAATTTAAACTGCACGTTTTGGCTGAagtttgttttaatttataatactaaatttgGCAGGAAAAAGGAAATCAGTTACAAATTAAATCCTACATTTCAGACTAATCTCCAGAAGCATTTAATAGATGGGTAAGTTTTATTCTTATTAGACATGTTTAGCTTTTACTTGTTGCATTCTTAGTTTGGattaacataaacaaataaatacacaACTAATTAAGATATTACCTACTGTCAATTTTATTGCTTGAGCGTTTGGTTGATGACACCATTTTGCTTGGGCTTTGTATGTGTTTTATTTGGTGCTTAATAAGAACTTTTGTATGGATAATGCAGGGGAGTTTTGCCTGGGGAACCATTGGCTTCAAATATCGCTGTAAGACTCCCAACATTGGAGGAACTTGATACATATGCACTTGGACAGTGGGAGGTGTTAACTCtgtttatgttttctttttctttaattatcttttttatcttttcacaTTTCTGTTTAAGGAAAATGTATGCTAGTTCTTGTTTATCATGGTAACGACTATGACTTAATGATATCGCTACTTTTTACCTCTTGATAGTTGGTtgtttattagattaaaacTGTTTTCTTATTGCTGATGTTTGTGTTAAACCAGTGTTTCTTGCTGCATCTTATAAATTCGGGACATGCAGAAAGGTCAACTAACTTTAGCTCTTCTATGATGAAAATATTCCAGCGGGGTCTTTTGACTCAAAGGTATTATTGTCTTTTTCACCACAAAGCTGCTTCTTTTTTAACATTGAGgattttgcatttcatatttGTAACATCCTTTGCATTTGCCTTTTCTATAGGGACAAAGAAGCTCCACGATTAACTGAGAGTGGTTTCCAGTTTCTGGTGTGCATTATGTTAATTATGAACAATTTGCACTTTGTGATTGTTCATTATTGGaaattgaaatttcttttaaatatgcAATTCCAGCTGATGGATACAAATGCACAACTTTGGTATATCATCAGAGAATATATTTCTAACTCTGAGGTATGGATCCATTAAGTCTTTTAGGTTGTTTCCTCTTCTGACTTTTGCCCCTATGTGATAGCAGACTTCTTACTACTTCTATTATATGACTCTCTTACTTGTAAATTCATATCATGGCCATTTCTTCAAACAATGGCTATTGATGATCCAAGCTCCTTGCTAGTTGCTTGGTTTTGGCACAGCTAAAGCAGACTGCTCGCTTGGGATTATAGTAAGGCTAAAATCCGCCTCAGTTCAACTTGTGGGGCTTGCAGGCCTGTGATCTTCTTGAGTCTCAAGAACTGGAATCATaataattgtttattatttgaaatcactcttttcctttttgttccTGTAAATGAAAGAGAATACATTTCACACAATTAAGTCTAAGATGCAAATTCTCTGCGTATTCTCCTATATTTATTCAATctagaaattattaataaatattcttaagaTTAATTGTCGACATTGTCATTAAAAGCTAAGAATTAACATAGACGTCTtaaatactttattttcttttgagctTTTTAAGCAATAGTGATGATAATCATAATAGTAACTAGAAGGGCTGAATCTATTGATTACTCAACCCCAATCTTTTCTTACCTATGCTATTGTCAGCCTTGTCGGTGAGCTCTAGTTATGCCAGTGAGCTTGCTTCACAATGGGTAAACCCGGTTCCAGCTGACTTTACTTGCACTAGCAGCCTGATATTTGTTggttttatttctttgcaGTGCTAAACAGTGGTTATTTTATTCccccttctttctttttgagtTGCATGTCTTGtattatgattttcttttcccttttggTTCAGGAGCGTGGTCTGGATTCAGCAGATCTGATTTCCTTTTTGCTAGAGCTTAGTTTTCATATCACTGGTGAGGTATTGAGTCAGACTTTTCAGCTTATAACTGATGTCATGGATGATCAATTACTgcttaaaatgaaaatttgtttGGCTAAATCTTTTCAGGGTGAAAACCCTCTTTCTTCAGTAGATTATTCAGACAAGCAGGAGTATATTCTCTAACACTCGTTCTTTACTTCTTCATGATTTAGGCATATAATATGATTATGTTGACTGAATTTCAGAGGAATATGATAAAGGACCTTGCAGACTTGggattggtgaaacttcagcagGTTATCTAATCTGTTTATCTTGCTTTTCTATGTGCTATTTACCTTTTAGAGAATAGGTATTACTTTACTGCACttattaaaatctatattttcAGGGCAGGAAGGAGAGTTGGTTTATACCTACTAAATTAGCTACCAATCTCTCTATGAGCTTGACAGATTCATCATCACGGAAACAGGTGTACTAGATGTAATCTATATACAGAATGCAACTTGGCTTTCTAACC comes from Ricinus communis isolate WT05 ecotype wild-type chromosome 5, ASM1957865v1, whole genome shotgun sequence and encodes:
- the LOC8279487 gene encoding uncharacterized protein LOC8279487, with the translated sequence MLPHQWTPPCGSQCTHKYAALTQIPWRVFCKKGCDADGETWEECLSECNEICYKDPVFKDQQWSAYIDRSPGAARYSEECFHACVAGCGYRFEIEAEKVDQIRPNRPCKLPPPPPAQKPPPVATKPGEPTQDVPCTSA
- the LOC8275581 gene encoding general transcription and DNA repair factor IIH subunit TFB2 isoform X2: MPQVRIIAKNFMDMVASLPAMKLDKLYTNPFICQAILRSLPPLAKKYVVQILYIDGPVADKTLEEWLLPDGSSKHRVAIDRLTQLRIFTEIVDRKKEISYKLNPTFQTNLQKHLIDGGVLPGEPLASNIAVRLPTLEELDTYALGQWECFLLHLINSGHAERSTNFSSSMMKIFQRGLLTQRDKEAPRLTESGFQFLLMDTNAQLWYIIREYISNSEERGLDSADLISFLLELSFHITGERNMIKDLADLGLVKLQQGRKESWFIPTKLATNLSMSLTDSSSRKQGFVVVETNFRMYAYSTSKLHCEIMRLFSRVEYQLPNLVVGAMTKESLYSAFENGITAEQIISFLQQNAHPRVAERIPSVPENVTDQIRLWESDMNRVEMTPAHLYDEFPSRDVFEAACNFARDWNGLLWEDSKRMRMVVKAEIHLNMREYLRGQK
- the LOC8275581 gene encoding general transcription and DNA repair factor IIH subunit TFB2 isoform X1; the encoded protein is MPQVRIIAKNFMDMVASLPAMKLDKLYTNPFICQAILRSLPPLAKKYVVQILYIDGPVADKTLEEWLLPDGSSKHRVAIDRLTQLRIFTEIVDRKKEISYKLNPTFQTNLQKHLIDGGVLPGEPLASNIAVRLPTLEELDTYALGQWECFLLHLINSGHAERSTNFSSSMMKIFQRGLLTQRDKEAPRLTESGFQFLLMDTNAQLWYIIREYISNSEERGLDSADLISFLLELSFHITGEAYNMIMLTEFQRNMIKDLADLGLVKLQQGRKESWFIPTKLATNLSMSLTDSSSRKQGFVVVETNFRMYAYSTSKLHCEIMRLFSRVEYQLPNLVVGAMTKESLYSAFENGITAEQIISFLQQNAHPRVAERIPSVPENVTDQIRLWESDMNRVEMTPAHLYDEFPSRDVFEAACNFARDWNGLLWEDSKRMRMVVKAEIHLNMREYLRGQK